The Colletotrichum destructivum chromosome 7, complete sequence genome contains the following window.
ACGTTGTCATCGTCCCAGGGATTTCGCGACTCACTCGTTGGTCTtgatgtcggcctcggccttgtcggcggTGAGGGGGTCGGTCGCGAAAGATCGCAGCGCGAACAgggccgcggcgagggcggcggcggtcttcATCTTGGGGCGGATAGGACAAGCTCGGCGGGTTGTGAGGCACGAGGCGAGTTTGGCAAAAAAGCTCCAATGGATCCCAAACGAACGGACTGATCagcggaagaagggggggaacaGGAGGGATTCGATGGGTGGCATTGTCGGGatatttatataagtatcGCATGCAGGACGGACGGGCTCATTGCCTCCCTCTCGGCTTCGCCAAGGGCCTTGAGCTGCCGAGCAGGCAGAATTGCGCGATAAGACGAAATACGGGTAAACACACGGCGGTCACGGtctgaggaggggggggacaTGGAAGCTTGCAGGCTTCGGTTGGCATGCATGGGGTTGGatgttgtgtgtgtgtgtgtattgCGGTCGCCATCCCTACGGTTTGCTTTTGCCCGcgcgaggggggggggcagggaATAGCTTCGTTGGGAGGGTTCCAAGGACGATGCGGCGATACTTTGCTCGGCAGACTCAGCTGGGGACACGACTCGGCGTACCTGTACAGGTAGTCGAAGAAATGCAGAGGCGGgatctcccctccctctctctctcgtctaCTAGTACACTGAGGCATTGTTGCAGCGGCGAGCGATGCTTCCTCGGGCAGGTGAAAGGACGGTTGGGACTCTTGGCAAAGGACTTTTGCTGGATAGAATGGCGAAACGAAACGTTTGGTCCAATGGCTAAACGACATGTTCTCGAACCGGCCGTCGATGGTAGTTCGGCTAGCCCGCGGAGAGCAGGTCGATGGACGAACGGTCGACTGAGAGGAGTAAGAAAGTGGCAatatgggggggggggggggggggggttggaagAGAGCCGATGAGGAGAATGACGCGGAGCATGGGTCGACCGTGGCTTGCATGGGGATGGGGATATGGCTCTGGATCTTGTGGATCATCGATGCTTCATCGGGCAGGTGCCAAGCCTCACGAAGAGGGGATTTTCGGAGAGAGTGGCTGAGAGAATCAAGTGTAATCGGGGAGATGTCTGTAGTGGTTGGTGTAAGTCAGTCAGTCGTGTCATGTCATGGGCATCTGTAGAGTTGGTTGCTCGGTGTTTGACACAACCAACACCGACCTGAGCGAGTGCACAGCCAGCAAAGTTACTTTCATCTTATTTGTCAGAGACCTCTACAGACTTTACGCGTTGTAGCGTACAGGACACAGCTCAAGGCAGACAGGACAGGACGGGACAGACTCGGCCCTGGCTCGTCCCGTCATCGGCAAACCAAAGACGCACCGCCGGTGCTGTtattgctgctgctgctgctgctcgtgtaggtgtgtgtgtgtgtgtgtgtgtgtgtgtgtgtatgtgtgtgccTGCATGCTGCAACTACTCCAACGTTGCACTGCAGTGGCCATCGAGAATCAATTCGGCGTGGCGCCACCGGCAGGCGAACCAAGTGAGTGCTTTTCCAgacttcttcccccccccccctggtctCACTCAATGATTACGCAGGAAATCATCTCAATCAGAACTGTGATAACCATGGCTGGCTAGCCAACTAACTGCATGCTACCGCAACTTGCCACGACTCATCTGGGGCCCCAAACGAGAACCGTAATCGCTATCCGTCCCCGGCATGGCGTTATGAGTCGCGCCAAGTTGCGCTCATAGTTCTTTGTTgctcatcccccccccccaagtGTGGAAAGAGAAACCGAGAATGAGGCGCTGGGCCAAGACGACGGGAAAGGCATGTGCTTAAGAGTCTTGGCAACCGTATGCGACCTAAAAGCCTGGGCAaagcggggagggggcgccggcgggcaaTTTGATATGTACCTGTATTGATGGCGAACCCCCCCGGACCCTTGCGTGCTCTGCCTTTTCCAACTCGCCATGTTCCCTGTCTTGTCTTTGCTGGTTATCGCTCTGGATTTGTCCCGGCAGCTTATGCCTGACTGGGAAGCCGCCCCGGTAGCCTCCAATTGGCCGAGACTATCTATTATCGACCAGATACCGGCATCGGCAAGCATGCCTTTGGTGTTGAGCATCGCGGATTATCACGAGAGCAGAGCAAACCACACCGCAGTTGCTGCATACTTTTGAACTGCTAACGACACAGACATTCCACGACTATGGCGTTGTTGCGAAAGGAATCCACAAATATCATTTCTTTGCGTTCTAACTCAgcaaacaaaacaaaaactTGGGGTGGCATTCGCACATGCGGCTAAGCAACTCGGAACTCAACTTCAACAAACCTCTGCCACCTCGCCAACGTTGAAAAACATCTCCGCTAAGTCTCTCAAAGAGTCGACAAGTTGGAACAAGCTTTTCAAGACCAACAACGAGAAGATCTCTCTAGGATGACCTGCATTTGCTAGTGTCCGACTTGTCGGGTCAAAAGCAACCAACTTTGCTGTGAACCTTGATGGCTGTGCTTTGTTTAAGAACCTCTACggcctcatcttcctcttcaaccaCGACACGActtctctccccctttccccccctttgaTTATCACGGCCCGCGGTGGATCGAGTGTCGATCTCTCTCGGCGAACCAAGCACACGGGAACTGAGCCCAGTGGTTCCTGCTTTGCGTTGCCTTGCAGTCCCGCGAGGGTTTTTGCTAGGATTGACACGCATCTAGGGTCCTTCGGATGTAACGCATCCTATGGTAAGAGAGACGGCTTTACTGCAAAGAGATGACATGTTCTCCACTCTCTAGGTCACAGCATATTGTGTCTGTCTGAGAGACCaatactctctctctctctctctacttGAGACCAACGAATGCTATGGGATACACACTGGATCAAGGCACACTATGTCAATTGACTGCACGTGGGTTGGGAACTCTTTGCATTGGTTGAAGCACGCGCTAGACAGGCTGTTATTCTATGTATGGAAGAGTGTACACGCAAAGTGTCGCTAATTGGCAAGCAGtgttcgtcttcctctcaGAAGCATATTCTCGAAACAACTACCAAAACAACTACCTTCAGTCGTCCTCCCTATAGCCCAAGAGACACCTTAACCTGTGACAGCTGTGTGACACGCAGCGCTTAGTCTCTTGAAATGTTCCTTACCTTATAGGAAAAATTGTCATGTCTCGATTTATGACATTTACACTATTACTGGGATTTTTGAAGAACAAAAAACTTAAGCGAGCATACTTTCAAAAATTCTAAACCTTTCGTCTATGTGAGACTCCGTCGCACATCAAGTGCTTCACTGGCATTCACATTGCAGCACAGTCAACAATCATGTCATAAGCCGTTAAAGTGTTTACTACTAAGGATCCTCGTCCATTCATGTCTCATTCAGTAATTAGATTTTAGCTACTATTTTTCGGGGTTCAGAAAACCCCCAGATGAGATTCCATTCCGTCTTCGTTTGCAAGAGACGATGGCAACCCCCTCGCCCGTTTAGGCGTGAGCACCACCGCCGCAGGGTCCGTCGTGGGAGTGGCCGgtgagctcggcggcgcgcttgAGGTGCTGCGCCGTGTCGGCGTCCCAGCGGCGCTTGGCGAGCGAGACGGGCGGGATGGTCTCCCAGCTCATCGAGTACAGCGCGACGCTGTGGGCGATGGCCTTCGCGTTGATGAGGTAGGCGTCGTTGTcgaggttgttgatgtcgtcgccgaTGAGGTGGTAGTTGACGTCGTaggcgacgccggcctcgccgccgaagagggcggcctgggcctcggtcttgatgccctcggcgcccgtgAAGAGGCCGCCGGACGGGATGCCGTTCTCGATGAAGGCGGCGTAGTCGGAGCGGCCGTTGAACTCGGTGGGCACGTGGCCGCGGCCCTGGGCCTCGAAGAACTGCTCAAAGTCCTTCTCGATGACGTCGGAGCCCGCGGGGCCCGCGAAGTTGAAggcgctgccgtcgccgtcgtagATGGCCAGGATGGGGTTCGGGCTGGCGATCATGTCGAAGTTGAGGTAAGCGCGGATCTTGGacacctcctcgtcggagcCGTTGAGCTGCTTGACGTAGAAGTACGACCCGAGCTTGCCGTACTCCTCAGCGCCCCAGAAACCGAGGCGTACGGCGTTCTTGGTGGTGAACTGGGAGAGGGCCTTGGCGACcacgaggacgccgacggtaCCGGAGCCGTCATCGCTGAGAAGAAGATTACATGTTAGGCTTTTGTTACAAGTAATACATACGAAGTCCCTCGTCTCGGAATAAACAGACAAGCAAAACTTACTTGATACCAGGGCCGGCAAAGACGGAGTCGGAGTGACCTCCAATCATCAGGACGTTGTCGTGGTCTCCGCCACGCGTCTCGGCGATGACGTTGTAGTTGACGCGGTCCTCGATGATGGAGATGATGTTGAGGTCGACCGagacctcctcgcccgccgcgagggaggcggcgaaggccaggccctcgtcgcggGTGATGCCCACGACGGGGGCGTAGGtgtcggaggcggcgccgagggtTCCCGAGAGGGGGCCGACGTCGTTGTTGtagatgatggcggcgacggcgccggcggtcttggcgttggcggccttgacggcgaagtTGCAGGTGCCTCGCGACACGAGcgccacggcgccggcgacctcggcggggaagtcggcggcctcgcagccgacgttggcggcggcgacgaggggcgCGCCGGtcacgtcgccggcgggcgTGTAGGTCATGGggcgggcctcgacggcggcgccggcgacgctgagGGTCGCCTTGGAGCCGGCGAAGCTCTCGGTGAAGGGCTGCTTGTAGACGTCGAAGtagtcgagcttctcgagctcctcgaccagcCAGTCGACGGTGGCGttgtggccgccgccgccgaaggcGCGGTTGCCCTCGTGCgcgtcggcgatgtcctGCAGCTTCTGGGAGCCGGCGAGCAGGTcctcgatggtgatgagCTCCTGGAGCTTCTCGGACTCGACGTAGGGCTTGCACTTGACGGCGCTGGCCAGCGCGGGCAGCGCCA
Protein-coding sequences here:
- a CDS encoding Putative PA domain, peptidase M28, PA domain superfamily; translated protein: MRTAALTLALPALASAVKCKPYVESEKLQELITIEDLLAGSQKLQDIADAHEGNRAFGGGGHNATVDWLVEELEKLDYFDVYKQPFTESFAGSKATLSVAGAAVEARPMTYTPAGDVTGAPLVAAANVGCEAADFPAEVAGAVALVSRGTCNFAVKAANAKTAGAVAAIIYNNDVGPLSGTLGAASDTYAPVVGITRDEGLAFAASLAAGEEVSVDLNIISIIEDRVNYNVIAETRGGDHDNVLMIGGHSDSVFAGPGINDDGSGTVGVLVVAKALSQFTTKNAVRLGFWGAEEYGKLGSYFYVKQLNGSDEEVSKIRAYLNFDMIASPNPILAIYDGDGSAFNFAGPAGSDVIEKDFEQFFEAQGRGHVPTEFNGRSDYAAFIENGIPSGGLFTGAEGIKTEAQAALFGGEAGVAYDVNYHLIGDDINNLDNDAYLINAKAIAHSVALYSMSWETIPPVSLAKRRWDADTAQHLKRAAELTGHSHDGPCGGGAHA